In Juglans regia cultivar Chandler chromosome 13, Walnut 2.0, whole genome shotgun sequence, the following proteins share a genomic window:
- the LOC118344155 gene encoding SNW/SKI-interacting protein A-like: MDSGFAADDQYNVYDKGLFTARPTLSTLYRPKKDADAEMYGGADEQLENIMKTDHFKPDKGFTGVAEKAGTRDGPLEFEKVAEEADPFGLDQFLTEVKKGKKALDKVGTGGTMKAGAGSSMRDGYEGGSSRTRIGFERGR, translated from the coding sequence ATGGACTCTGGATTTGCCGCTGATGATCAGTACAATGTGTATGATAAGGGTTTGTTTACTGCTCGGCCAACACTGTCAACCCTATACAGGCCAAAGAAAGATGCCGATGCTGAGATGTATGGAGGTGCTGATGAGCAGTTGGAGAATATCATGAAGACCGATCACTTCAAACCTGACAAGGGCTTTACAGGAGTGGCTGAAAAGGCCGGTACAAGAGACGGGCCACTTGAGTTTGAGAAGGTGGCTGAAGAGGCTGATCCGTTTGGACTGGATCAGTTCTTGACAGAGGTGAAGAAGGGTAAGAAAGCTCTCGACAAAGTTGGCACTGGAGGAACAATGAAAGCTGGTGCTGGTTCCTCAATGCGAGATGGATATGAAGGAGGTTCCAGTAGAACTCGAATTGGGTTTGAAAGAGGTCGTTAA